In one window of Vicia villosa cultivar HV-30 ecotype Madison, WI unplaced genomic scaffold, Vvil1.0 ctg.001461F_1_1, whole genome shotgun sequence DNA:
- the LOC131635265 gene encoding uncharacterized protein LOC131635265, with protein MASSETPLSQPPSQEASSSQSLVQTNVRGKTDIAWAHCTKSPDGKSLVCLYCHKAFGGGGIHRVKQHLAGIVGNVEICKSVPAEIRFQMKQHFNERSKKGKTSDMAESESFTTEGDELQVQTNPRVGASKKNDDHIGTYFLPRTTPGAQPTLKSVMQSKEVVY; from the coding sequence ATGGCATCTTCTGAAACACCATTATCACAACCACCATCACAAGAAGCCTCTTCATCTCAAAGTTTAGTTCAAACTAATGTTAGAGGAAAGACTGATATAGCTTGGGCACATTGTACTAAAAGTCCTGATGGAAAATCTCTTGTTTGTTTATACTGTCACAAAGCTTTTGGTGGAGGTGGAATTCATAGGGTAAAGCAACACTTGGCTGGAATAGTAGGAAATGTTGAAATTTGTAAGTCAGTGCCTGCAGAAATTCGTTTTCAGATGAAACAACATTTCAATGAGCGGAGTAAGAAAGGAAAAACTTCAGATATGGCTGAAAGCGAGTCATTTACTACCGAGGGGGATGAATTGCAAGTACAAACGAACCCACGGGTTGGTGCATCTAAAAAGAATGATGATCACATTGGTACTTATTTTTTACCTAGAACAACTCCAGGAGCTCAACCTACTTTGAAAAGTGTGATGCAAAGTAAAGAAGTGGTTTATTGA